A region from the Planctomycetota bacterium genome encodes:
- a CDS encoding DNA polymerase yields the protein MPRRLYVIDSHGQLYASFYALPNLTSPKGEPTGATFGFVGTILKILRDEKPDYLVACFDLPGPTHRHEAFAAYKAQRQPMPDDLVVQVRRAHEILAAMGIPAVESPGYEADDCIAAMVERGRRAGLDVVICSRDKDLEQLVAPGVTMLDTKTFEHLDPEGIREKRGVTPEQTVDVLALMGDATDNIPGVPGIGPKTATKLIAEYGSLDNLLAHADEVKGKVGENLRAHRDAALQSRGLVRLHADAPIDLDPKSCATPESFDRAAVVALFRDLGFNAFLEELNLSGEAAGPAIRTRLVDSPEALEKLAKALAREKAFAFDTETTSVSPREAELAGLSFAWTTGEGYYVPLKGLEADRCLPLKKVMAALRPVLESPKRLLVGQNVKYDLLVCRRAGLDLAEPFFDTMVAAYLVNPGRREYNLDALALDYFGHKKIPLADLLGAKKNERTMAEVPIQQAAEYSVEDAVVTWRLKQRLEAELQDAGLADLAREVEMPLVPVLAAMEETGVAIDTEVLTEIAKDLETRLARLEKQIYEEAGHEFLINSPQQLGRVLFDELGLKPVKKTAKKTRPSTDAGVLEELARRHPLPRLVLE from the coding sequence ATGCCCCGACGGCTCTACGTCATCGACAGCCACGGCCAGTTGTACGCGAGTTTCTACGCGCTGCCGAACCTGACCAGCCCCAAAGGCGAACCGACCGGCGCCACGTTCGGTTTCGTGGGGACGATCCTGAAGATCCTCCGCGACGAAAAGCCCGACTACCTGGTGGCCTGCTTCGACCTGCCGGGCCCGACCCATCGCCACGAGGCTTTCGCGGCATACAAGGCCCAGCGCCAGCCCATGCCGGACGACCTGGTGGTCCAGGTTCGCCGCGCCCACGAGATTCTGGCGGCGATGGGCATCCCGGCGGTCGAATCACCCGGCTACGAGGCGGACGATTGCATCGCCGCCATGGTCGAACGCGGACGCCGCGCCGGACTCGACGTCGTCATCTGCAGCCGCGACAAGGACCTCGAACAGTTGGTCGCCCCCGGCGTCACGATGCTCGATACCAAGACGTTCGAGCATCTCGACCCGGAGGGCATTCGGGAGAAGCGCGGCGTCACGCCGGAGCAGACGGTCGACGTGCTCGCCCTCATGGGCGACGCCACCGACAATATCCCCGGCGTCCCCGGCATCGGACCGAAGACCGCCACGAAACTCATCGCCGAGTACGGGTCGCTCGACAACCTCCTCGCCCACGCCGACGAAGTGAAAGGCAAGGTCGGCGAAAACCTGCGCGCCCACCGCGACGCCGCTCTCCAGAGCCGCGGGCTCGTCCGACTCCACGCCGACGCCCCCATCGACCTCGACCCCAAGTCCTGCGCGACGCCCGAATCCTTCGACCGCGCGGCGGTGGTGGCGCTCTTCCGCGATCTCGGCTTCAACGCATTTTTAGAGGAACTGAACCTTTCGGGCGAAGCGGCCGGGCCCGCCATCCGGACCCGCCTTGTGGATTCGCCCGAGGCGCTGGAGAAACTCGCCAAGGCCCTCGCGCGCGAGAAGGCCTTCGCCTTCGACACCGAAACGACGAGCGTTTCCCCGCGCGAGGCGGAACTGGCGGGGCTCAGTTTCGCCTGGACCACCGGCGAGGGTTACTACGTCCCCCTGAAAGGCCTCGAGGCCGACCGTTGCCTCCCCTTGAAGAAGGTGATGGCCGCCCTCCGGCCGGTCCTCGAATCGCCGAAGCGCCTCCTGGTCGGCCAGAACGTCAAGTACGACCTGCTGGTCTGCCGCCGCGCGGGCCTCGACCTCGCCGAGCCGTTCTTCGACACCATGGTGGCCGCCTACCTCGTGAACCCCGGCCGGCGCGAGTACAACCTCGACGCCCTCGCCCTGGACTACTTCGGCCACAAGAAGATTCCCCTCGCGGACCTGCTGGGCGCGAAGAAGAACGAGCGCACGATGGCCGAGGTCCCCATCCAGCAGGCCGCCGAGTACTCCGTCGAGGATGCCGTCGTCACCTGGCGCCTCAAGCAGCGCCTCGAGGCGGAACTCCAAGACGCGGGCCTGGCGGACCTGGCGCGCGAGGTCGAAATGCCCCTCGTTCCGGTGCTGGCGGCGATGGAGGAGACCGGCGTCGCCATTGATACCGAGGTCCTGACGGAGATCGCGAAGGACCTCGAGACGCGCCTCGCACGGCTCGAGAAGCAGATTTACGAGGAAGCGGGTCACGAATTTCTCATCAACTCGCCTCAGCAACTCGGTCGGGTCCTCTTCGACGAACTCGGCCTGAAGCCCGTCAAGAAGACCGCGAAGAAGACGCGGCCTTCGACCGACGCCGGGGTCCTCGAGGAACTCGCCCGCCGCCATCCCCTGCCCCGGCTGGTCCTGGAG
- a CDS encoding pyridoxal phosphate-dependent aminotransferase, whose amino-acid sequence MQISRRVQTILPSMTLAVSAKAKALKAQGVDVVSFGAGEPDFRTPEHICEAGIRAIRDGHHGYVVPSSGLAELKAAVADYLARKCGLKYESSQVIITCGGKHALYEACLATLEPGDEAILPAPYWVSYPEMIRLAGAEPVILHAGSDQEFKISAEQLAEAVTDRTRAVILNSPSNPTGAVYTREELKAIAETVAGRDLWVFSDEIYNELVYDGVDTCSFATLGDRIAAQTITFGGASKSWAMTGWRIGWAAGPPDLINAMGNLQDQSTSNPTSISQYAALAAVSGPEEPLRKMRDEFDRRRRYMVDRLAKMPGVTCVRPQGAFYAFPDFSAAYDRVLGPGAKEPKSVAFATQALEKAHVALVPGAAFGDDRCVRLSFATSMEQITKGLDRLEKFLAG is encoded by the coding sequence ATGCAAATCAGTCGGCGAGTCCAAACCATTCTCCCATCCATGACCCTGGCCGTCAGCGCCAAGGCCAAGGCCCTCAAGGCCCAGGGCGTGGACGTCGTCAGTTTCGGCGCGGGCGAGCCCGACTTCCGGACGCCCGAGCACATCTGCGAGGCGGGCATCCGCGCTATCCGCGACGGCCACCACGGTTACGTCGTGCCGTCGTCGGGCCTGGCGGAATTGAAGGCCGCCGTCGCCGACTACCTCGCGCGAAAGTGCGGCCTGAAGTACGAGTCCTCCCAGGTCATCATCACCTGCGGCGGTAAACACGCCCTCTACGAAGCCTGCCTGGCGACCCTCGAGCCCGGCGACGAGGCCATCCTCCCCGCCCCCTACTGGGTTTCGTATCCCGAAATGATCCGCCTCGCCGGCGCCGAGCCCGTCATTCTCCACGCAGGTTCGGACCAGGAATTTAAGATCTCGGCCGAGCAACTCGCCGAAGCCGTCACCGACCGGACGCGCGCCGTCATCCTCAACTCGCCCTCCAACCCGACGGGCGCCGTGTACACACGCGAGGAGTTGAAGGCCATCGCCGAGACCGTCGCCGGACGCGACCTCTGGGTCTTCAGCGACGAAATCTACAACGAACTCGTGTACGACGGCGTGGACACCTGCTCGTTCGCCACGCTCGGCGATCGGATCGCCGCACAGACCATCACGTTCGGCGGGGCGTCGAAATCCTGGGCGATGACCGGCTGGCGCATCGGATGGGCCGCCGGACCCCCCGACCTCATCAACGCCATGGGCAACCTCCAGGACCAGTCCACCTCGAACCCCACCTCCATCAGCCAGTACGCCGCCCTCGCCGCCGTCTCCGGACCCGAGGAACCCCTGCGAAAAATGCGCGACGAGTTCGACCGTCGACGCCGCTACATGGTGGACCGCCTCGCCAAGATGCCGGGCGTCACCTGCGTCCGACCCCAGGGCGCGTTCTACGCCTTCCCGGACTTTAGCGCCGCCTACGACCGTGTCCTCGGCCCGGGCGCCAAGGAGCCGAAGAGCGTCGCCTTCGCCACCCAGGCGCTCGAGAAGGCGCACGTCGCCCTCGTGCCGGGGGCCGCCTTCGGCGACGACCGCTGCGTCCGCCTCTCCTTCGCCACCAGCATGGAACAAATCACGAAAGGCCTCGACCGCCTGGAGAAGTTCCTGGCCGGCTGA